CTTCCAGGTAGCGATGAGCACGAGCAATCGCATCGGCCATTCCGGTCACGCCACGGGCGTCGGTGCGGGCGATGATCACGGTGCTGTCGTCGCTACGGGCATTCACAGCGGCGTGGATTTTGGCCACCATGGCGCGTGGTTCAACGAGCGCTTTTCCCGAGAGATGTCCACATTTTTTAGGTAGCTGCTGATCTTCCAGCTGAATGGCGGCGGCACCGGCTGCTTCGAGTTCGACCACCGTGCGCTCGACATTCACCACGTCCCCAAATCCGGTATCGGCATCGACAATGATCGGGATTTCGACGCTGCGTGACAGGTAGGTCAGCTGCTGCGTCAACTCGGTGAGTGTCAGGAGTCCCACGTCGGGCAGAGCGAGCACATTCGACGAGAGGGACGCGCCACTCAAATACACGGCATCAAAACCCATGCGTTCGACGAGGCGTCCTGCCAGCGCACTGGGAGCGCCTGGAATTTGAATCGTGGACTCGGCGACCAATTGCCGCAGCCGCTCTCCGGGCGTGTCAGTCATGGTTCCTACTTTCAAAGCGATGGGGGGCTCGCGACGATCGCGCCTACTGAATCTTAGGCCTGCGCATGTCGCATGAGCAAGCCGACGAGCAGGTTCAGCGCTCGCCAGTGGTTCCCGGCGAACGAACTAGACTGGTGAGAAGCGGCTAGTGACGCTAGTTTGACAGTCCCACCGTAACGCATCACGAACAAAATCCTGCGAACGAGCATTTTTTGGTCGATCGCGCCATGCTACTTGCCGCAGCTAACCTCGCATGATTCAAGCATCGCTCGCCAACCACAACTCGACCGAAAAAAAAGAATCTTCGCGATGGCTGGTGATCGTCGAAGTGCTGTTCATTTTTTGCCTCTTCTTTTTGTTTGCTGGCAACGCTCCGCCGAGTGAAGGGGAGTCGCATTATCTGGCCAAAGCCAAGCACTACTGGAATCCCAGCTGGTGCGCCGGGGATCTGTTTTTGGAATCCGCCGACGCGCACTACGCGTTCTACTGGGTGTTTGGCTGGGTCACCAAGTTCTTCTCGCTCGACAGCAGCACTTGGATCTTACGCATCGTGCTGTGGGGACTGCTGGCAATCAGCTGGCAGCGACTGAGTTCGTCGATCATCGCGCGGCCACTTTGGTCGATCTTCACTGCAGCACTATTTCTGGTGGCCCTGCAAACAGCCCCCATGGCTGGCGAATGGGTGGTAGGTGGTGTCGAGGGAAAAGTGGCTGCCTATGCGGCCCTTTTCATGGCGATCGCTGCGGCCATCGAGGGACGCTGGAATCGGGCCTGGATCTGGATTGGCGTGGCGAGTGCCTTTCACGTACTTGTCGGCGGCTGGGGCGGGGTGATCCTCGGTGGCGCTTGGTGTTTTACCCCCGAAAATCGCGTTTCCCTTCGTTCGATGCTACCGGGGTTGGCCGCAGGTCTTGGCGTAGCGCTCGTCGGACTACTCCCGGCGATTTGGCTCACGCTGGGAACCCCCGCAGAGATCACTGAAGAAGCCAATCGCATCTACGTGTTCGAGCGATTGCCCCATCACTTGGTGATCCACGCCTTCAAACGCGACCCCTTCATTCAATTTGTGGTGTGTCTGGTGCTGGGCGCTTGGCTTGCTTGGACGCTGCGTGCTGATCGTCGGCTCCGCTTGCTTTGGCTCGTAGTGACTGGCGCGCTCGTGATTGCCGTAGCGGGGCTTGTGATCGATCAGCTTCTTTGGTCGCACCCAGCGCTGGCAGCAAAGCTACTCAAGTATTACTGGTACCGCATGAGCGATTCGATGCTTTCGGTCGGACTGGCGATGGCAGTGGCGGTGAAGATTATTTCGCTGGAATCGACGCGGCCCAAGCTGGCGCAAGGCCTCCTCGGAGGACTGGTGCTCGTTTGCACGCTGCTGATGATCGACCATCGCCAAAAGCGTGTTGCGATGCCTCTTCCGCCGTCGATTGTGCAGTCGAAGCCTACTCCCGATACCCGGTCGATATCGTTTCGGCAGCGTTGGGGCTTGGCTCCACGCAAAACGATGACACTCGCAAACTACGATTCCATCACGTACGACGAGCACTACTATCACTGGGTGAAAGTGTGCGAGTGGATCGATCAGAATACCCCTGCGGAGAGTCGCTTTCTGGTTCCTCGCTCGCAGCAAACATTCAAGTGGTATGCCCAGCGGAGCGACGTTGCGAACTGGAAAGATATTCCGCAAGATGCGGCGTCGATTGTGAAGTGGCAAAAAACGATCGATGCAATCTACCCGCCGATTTCACGCCGCGCGGACTTGCTTTACTGGAACGATCGCTCGCTCGAGCGTCTCGGAAAAGAGTTTAACGCGCAGTACATCGTGGTCGATCGCACACGCTCCCAGCGCGTGGTGAAGTTCAAACGGATCTACCCCCGCTTGCTCAACGAAAGTGCCGTGTTCGAGGTCTATGAACTGCCTCCTGCGCCGCGCAGCAAGAGTGCGCCATGAAGCATCTCCAGCAGCTTAATCCGGAGCAACTCCGGTCGCGCCTTGCCGAGCGTCTGTCGCTCGCCAAACCGGGCCGCTTGGCCCAGCGCGCGATGGCTCCAGCGCTCGCTTATGGTCGTCATCACGGACCAGCCACCGCCACGGCCCGCGAGTCGGCTGTGCTGGCGGCACTGGTGCCAACCGCAGAGGGGTGGCGCATTCCGGTCGTCACCCGCGCAGCAAGTTTGCGAGCCCACGCCGGTCAGGTGAGCTTGCCAGGAGGGAGCCTCGAACCGGGAGAATCCCCCAGCGAAGCGGCGCTACGCGAGTTTGCCGAAGAGATGGGACCCGAATTGCCGTTCGCCACGATCGCTGGCGAACTTTCGAGCATCTTTGTGTTTGTCAGCGGCTTTGTCATTCGCCCCATCGTCGCTGTCGCCGATTCGCCGCTGCAGTTTCAGCCGAGCGCGGCGGAAGTCGATCGCATCTTGCTCGTCCCCCCCGAATCGCTCGAATCGCCCCAATTTCGTGGCATGCATTTGGTTCAGCGCCGCGGATTGCAGTTTTCCGCTCCCTGCTATCTGGTTGAAGAGCAAAAAATTTGGGGGGCAACTTGCATGATTCTGGCCGAACTAGCAGCCGCGCTCGACGACATAGCCCGGCCGTAGCGCCCCGAGTCTTGGTACGACACTCTCTCGTGGCCTACTCCCTTGGCTAGAAAAGCCAGAACGCTCTATATTACCAAGCCCCCAGCCGCGAAATTCGCTGACGGATGCCCAGGGTGAACCCGGCCCCTCGCGGACGTGTCACTCACCAGAATTGCGCGCGTGGGAGTTTGGTTTCAACGGTTTACCTACTGAAAGTTCGGTCCATGG
This window of the Pirellula staleyi DSM 6068 genome carries:
- a CDS encoding CoA pyrophosphatase; the protein is MKHLQQLNPEQLRSRLAERLSLAKPGRLAQRAMAPALAYGRHHGPATATARESAVLAALVPTAEGWRIPVVTRAASLRAHAGQVSLPGGSLEPGESPSEAALREFAEEMGPELPFATIAGELSSIFVFVSGFVIRPIVAVADSPLQFQPSAAEVDRILLVPPESLESPQFRGMHLVQRRGLQFSAPCYLVEEQKIWGATCMILAELAAALDDIARP
- a CDS encoding DUF6798 domain-containing protein, with the translated sequence MIQASLANHNSTEKKESSRWLVIVEVLFIFCLFFLFAGNAPPSEGESHYLAKAKHYWNPSWCAGDLFLESADAHYAFYWVFGWVTKFFSLDSSTWILRIVLWGLLAISWQRLSSSIIARPLWSIFTAALFLVALQTAPMAGEWVVGGVEGKVAAYAALFMAIAAAIEGRWNRAWIWIGVASAFHVLVGGWGGVILGGAWCFTPENRVSLRSMLPGLAAGLGVALVGLLPAIWLTLGTPAEITEEANRIYVFERLPHHLVIHAFKRDPFIQFVVCLVLGAWLAWTLRADRRLRLLWLVVTGALVIAVAGLVIDQLLWSHPALAAKLLKYYWYRMSDSMLSVGLAMAVAVKIISLESTRPKLAQGLLGGLVLVCTLLMIDHRQKRVAMPLPPSIVQSKPTPDTRSISFRQRWGLAPRKTMTLANYDSITYDEHYYHWVKVCEWIDQNTPAESRFLVPRSQQTFKWYAQRSDVANWKDIPQDAASIVKWQKTIDAIYPPISRRADLLYWNDRSLERLGKEFNAQYIVVDRTRSQRVVKFKRIYPRLLNESAVFEVYELPPAPRSKSAP
- the prpB gene encoding methylisocitrate lyase — its product is MTDTPGERLRQLVAESTIQIPGAPSALAGRLVERMGFDAVYLSGASLSSNVLALPDVGLLTLTELTQQLTYLSRSVEIPIIVDADTGFGDVVNVERTVVELEAAGAAAIQLEDQQLPKKCGHLSGKALVEPRAMVAKIHAAVNARSDDSTVIIARTDARGVTGMADAIARAHRYLEAGADWIFPEALTSREEFEAFAREVDAPLIANMTEFGKGPLLTIHELAELGYSAVLYPVTLQRVAMKAMETALAVLGSDGTQHELLDLMQTRDELYDLLEYRQFEQRDEAYFSGEEPT